The Ignicoccus islandicus DSM 13165 sequence TCGACACACTGTATTATCTCCTTGAAACGGGCGTATAGTTGGAAGTCAAATTAAGGTTGTTGAGGCGTTTCATCCATATCCATTGATACCTTCAAGCCATTTATCTTGAAGAATTTGGTTGTAACTAAGGGTAAGGTCGATTTCACTCCTTCTATCTCACCTATTTCCCTTATCAATCGGAGCAATTCCTTGTGGTTCTTTATCCATACTTCGGCTATTATCGAGTACTTGCCAGTAACGGCGTACACGTTAACCGTTTGAGATAACTCAGCTATTTTCTCAGCGACCTCTTCAATCCTCTTAGGCTCGACCTCTATCATGAGTTGGACTACTGCGTTGTAGCCGAGCTTGTAAGGGTTGACTATGGCCGTGTAGAACTCTATTACCTTGTTCTCTTCGAGCCTCTTTATTCTCCTCCTGCTGGCTACGTCGCTTATCTTTAATTTGTGGGCTATGTCGGTTGTAGTGGTTTTAGCGTTCTTTACTAGAACTTCAATTATGGCCTTATCTTTATCGTCTAGGATAGAATTCTTGACGAACCCTATTTCTAAGTCTTTCTGAAGGCGCTTATGGAGAGTCACGTTGTATCCCTATTTTTACAGCGTAAACAAAGATTTAATGGTTTTCGCTTACCACACAGTTAACTGCGTTAGCCCACCTATCCGTATTTATTAATAAACGTGGTTCTGATCTCCAAGTCAGTTTGGAAATTAAATTAACAAATCGTATCTAACTACCAATAGTTACTACCGTTGAATGAAACCCTTGAGTTAGGATAATTTATAAATAATAGCTCGATGAGGACGCCCTCCGCTAAAGGGAAGGAATATAGCGTTCCTTCAAATAAGGTTTGAGGGGACCTAGGCTTGGAGGGAGGCTACATAGACTTCGAGGAAGGTAACAAGACCGAGGCAAGCATTGCTGAAATAAACTTGATAAACACCATAGACGAGATGCTCAAACAATTAATGGAGGAGAACAGGCTAATTTACGTTAACGCTCCCAAGCTAGTCAACATGACTCCCGAAGACGTGGATTCAGTAGTTAAAGAAGTTAGGAACGTGAAGGAGTCAATAGAGGACTTAAAGGATAGGGCCATGGAATATTTAGCTAGACTACCTTCCGAGCTCATAATGAAGGACATATTCGGGCCGATAATACTTCGATTAAACAACGTTAACCAACTAATGGAGGGTTCCTTCTACAGATTCGCGCTCCTCAATAAGAAGAGGAAGGCCTCTAACTCGCTGGTGGTCAATACTAGGGAACTAGTTGGACTCGTTCTAGACCAACTGAGCGTGTTCTCGAAAGCTCTCAAAATAATGAACGACTATCCTAAGGAGGCCTTAAAGGAATTGAGGAAAATAGACGAACTGGAAGACAAGATAGATACGCAATACAGGTCGAACTTATACGAAGTTCTAGAAGAGTCGAAGGACTGCCCGTGCGCGATACTGACTTGGGAAATACTCGGTAATATAGAGGACGCGTCGGACGAAATAAAGGAGGCTGCCGAGAACTTCAAGTACTACTTGTTGCACAAGGTGTGAGAAGTAGTGAAGGGAATAAGGGCCTACGTGGTAGGCGATAGATCAGTAGTATTGGAAGAAGACGCTGCTAAGAAGCTATATTGGGATGGCTTCTTCGGACACCCGTTTACTACTCCGAAACCAAAAACTCAGGAGGACGTCAAACCTCCTCTGGTCCTATCTCCTTTGGAAACAATATATTTAACCGAGAAAGGAGTTCTGAGACCTATTGACGTGAAGAGCGGGAAGGAATTGAGTCTAGAAGATCTGTGGAAAATGTGGGGTTCGGAAGACGTCAAGTTAACTTACTCGGTATATAAGGAGCTGAGGGACATGGGATTCGTAGTTAGATCTGGACTCAAATACGGTTCCGATTTCGCGGTCTATGAGTTCGGT is a genomic window containing:
- the endA gene encoding tRNA-intron lyase, which gives rise to MKGIRAYVVGDRSVVLEEDAAKKLYWDGFFGHPFTTPKPKTQEDVKPPLVLSPLETIYLTEKGVLRPIDVKSGKELSLEDLWKMWGSEDVKLTYSVYKELRDMGFVVRSGLKYGSDFAVYEFGPGIDHAPFLVDVKKADEEIDPAEMVRSGRMAHGVKKRLIFSIVKGDKINHIVFKWVLP
- a CDS encoding Lrp/AsnC family transcriptional regulator, which gives rise to MTLHKRLQKDLEIGFVKNSILDDKDKAIIEVLVKNAKTTTTDIAHKLKISDVASRRRIKRLEENKVIEFYTAIVNPYKLGYNAVVQLMIEVEPKRIEEVAEKIAELSQTVNVYAVTGKYSIIAEVWIKNHKELLRLIREIGEIEGVKSTLPLVTTKFFKINGLKVSMDMDETPQQP